One Brassica napus cultivar Da-Ae chromosome C4, Da-Ae, whole genome shotgun sequence genomic region harbors:
- the LOC111211363 gene encoding glucan endo-1,3-beta-glucosidase-like produces MAKAPPSISLLLLLSAAIFLALPAVISAIGVNYGTLGNLPPPTEVANFLKTQTSIDSVKIFNVDPNILRAFAGTGISVVVTVPNGDIPALANGRQARRWVSANILPFHPQTKIKYISVGNEILLTGDNNMISNLLPAMRNLNKALVRAGVRDVKVTTAHSLNIIAYDLNGAPSSGRFRPGWDKGVLAPILAYHRRTKSPFMINPYPYFGFDLKNVNFAIFRSPYKAVRDPFTHKIYTNMYDALMDSTYSAMKALGYGDVNIVVGETGWPSACDAPWCSLENAAWFNKNIIKRSQRQGTPLMPNRRFETYIFGLFNEEGKPGPTAERNWGLFHSDFSPVYDVGLLRNGQGGGGRPAPALPAPSTAGGKWCVAKWGASDAQLQGNIDWVCSQGGVDCKPIQAGGSCFNPNSMRTHASFVMNAYFQRNGRTDGSCNFSGTGVVVGNNPSNGGCRY; encoded by the exons atggCCAAAGCGCCACCGTCAatctctctcctcctcctcctctccgcCGCCATATTTCTCGCTCTCCCGGCCGTGATCTCTGCCATAGGTGTCAACTACGGCACTCTTGGAAACCTCCCACCACCTACTGAGGTGGCAAATTTCCTCAAGACTCAGACTTCTATCGACAGCGTCAAGATTTTCAATGTGGATCCTAATATCCTCCGTGCCTTCGCCGGTACCGGGATCTCTGTCGTTGTCACCGTCCCTAACGGTGATATTCCGGCGTTAGCTAACGGAAGGCAAGCTCGTCGATGGGTGTCGGCTAATATTTTGCCGTTTCATCCTCAGACGAAGATCAAGTACATCTCCGTCGGAAATGAGATTCTGCTCACCGGAGATAATAACATGATCTCGAATCTTTTACCGGCGATGAGGAATCTTAACAAAGCTTTGGTCCGTGCTGGTGTCAGAGATGTTAAG GTGACAACCGCACACTCACTTAACATCATAGCCTATGACCTGAACGGTGCACCAAGCAGTGGTCGCTTCAGACCTGGCTGGGACAAAGGCGTATTGGCTCCAATCCTAGCTTACCATCGCCGAACCAAGTCTCCTTTCATGATCAACCCTTACCCTTACTTCGGTTTCGACCTCAAAAACGTCAACTTCGCCATCTTCCGTTCACCGTACAAGGCGGTCCGTGACCCGTTCACCCACAAAATCTACACAAACATGTATGATGCTCTCATGGACTCGACTTACTCAGCCATGAAAGCTCTTGGCTACGGTGATGTTAACATCGTCGTCGGTGAGACTGGCTGGCCTTCTGCCTGCGATGCGCCTTGGTGCTCTCTTGAAAACGCGGCTTGGTTCAACAAAAACATTATCAAACGTTCACAAAGACAAGGAACACCTCTCATGCCTAATAGACGGTTCGAGACTTACATTTTCGGTTTGTTTAATGAAGAAGGCAAACCCGGTCCAACCGCGGAGAGGAACTGGGGGCTTTTCCATTCAGATTTCTCCCCGGTTTACGACGTTGGTCTCCTCAGAAACGGACAAGGTGGTGGCGGTCGTCCAGCACCAGCCTTGCCTGCTCCTAGTACTGCCGGTGGTAAATGGTGTGTGGCCAAGTGGGGAGCCAGTGATGCGCAGTTGCAAGGGAATATTGACTGGGTGTGTAGTCAGGGAGGTGTTGATTGTAAACCGATTCAAGCCGGTGGTTCGTGCTTTAACCCGAACAGCATGAGGACGCATGCGTCTTTTGTGATGAACGCTTATTTCCAGAGAAACGGTCGCACTGATGGGTCGTGTAATTTCAGCGGAACTGGTGTGGTCGTAGGAAACAACCCAAGCAATGGTGGTTGTAGATACTAA